Proteins from one Cryptomeria japonica chromosome 4, Sugi_1.0, whole genome shotgun sequence genomic window:
- the LOC131874845 gene encoding uncharacterized protein LOC131874845: protein MASRRFEFPVSVTAADTPTPLPGVTATYAPGTPFIATTGYAPTPFFGSTATYAPAPSFPGIATYAPTPLFGGTTAYPPEAPFDAPTVCPPTPFFAIPSQSSALDVDLSFRTTGITFTPPTPSNTQVGNPPTSSAIQSSSVSQPSNAFFTVPSSSSTTSAPTITIPLSREGTALAQTTTSPAVTVPTSGMSFSSGPTSITNSTAYPRFTLSSSEASATRSASSVTTNTRECDRAMEKIYAAMVEMDQLYERLARAEFVRSVALIERDQAQAERNSLQIQPDQARERERQMQIEVQQLCAKNYALKLERDRLQQLCAKTNALKVEQDPVQQLCAKIDALKAEQDRVLGELETLHQIEMQQLCAKIDALKEEQDLMQQLCAKIDGLNTEQDRFRGELEELRQ, encoded by the exons ATGGCGAGCAGAAGATTTGAATTCCCCGTATCAGTCACTGCGGCTGATACACCTACGCCTCTCCCTGGTGTCACTGCGACTTACGCCCCTGGTACCCCCTTCATCGCCACTACGGGTTACGCGCCTACGCCTTTCTTTGGTTCCACTGCGACTTACGCGCCTGCACCATCCTTCCCCGGCATTGCGACTTACGCGCCTACACCTCTCTTCGGCGGCACTACGGCTTACCCGCCTGAGGCTCCCTTCGACGCCCCTACGGTTTGTCCACCTACGCCATTCTTCGCAATCCCTTCGCAATCTTCTGCTCTGGATGTGGATCTGTCTTTCCGTACTACGGGCATAACATTTACTCCACCCACGCCTTCCAACACTCAGGTGGGAAATCCGCCCACTTCCTCAGCAATTCAATCCTCCTCTGTATCGCAACCATCAAATGCATTTTTCACTGTTCCTTCGTCTTCATCAACCACCAGTGCACCTACAATTACAATTCCTTTATCTCGTGAAGGGACTGCACTAGCACAGACCACTACTTCTCCTGCTGTAACCGTACCAACATCTGGGATGTCATTTTCATCAGGACCAACTTCCATTACCAATTCCACTGCATATCCTCGTTTTACCTTATCGTCTTCAGAGGCATCTGCAACAAGAAGTGCATCTTCAGTAACTA CTAACACTCGAGAGTGCGATAGGGCCATGGAAAAAATATATGCTGCTATGGTAGAGATGGATCAACTTTATGAGAGATTAGCAAGGGCAGAGTTTGTGAGAAGTGTGGCCCTAATTGAGAGAGACCAAGCTCAAGCAGAACGGAATAGTCTACAGATCCAACCTGATCAGGCccgagagagggagagacaaatgcAGATAGAGGTGCAACAACTATGTGCTAAGAATTATGCGCTCAAATTAGAGCGAGATCGTCTGCAACAACTATGTGCTAAGACAAATGCACTCAAAGTAGAGCAAGATCCTGTGCAACAACTATGTGCTAAGATAGATGCACTCAAAGCAGAGCAAGATCGTGTGCTAGGAGAGCTCGAGACACTTCATCAGATAGAGATGCAACAACTATGTGCTAAGATAGATGCACTCAAAGAAGAGCAAGATCTTATGCAACAACTTTGTGCTAAGATAGATGGACTCAACACAGAGCAAGATCGTTTTCGAGGAGAGCTCGAGGAACTTCGTCAATGA